One window from the genome of Variovorax sp. PAMC26660 encodes:
- a CDS encoding SDR family oxidoreductase — protein sequence MDTTQLFSLKGRSALITGGSRGIGRMIAEGFLAQGARVYISARKAAACDQTAKELSAFGHCVSLPADVSTLEGAQALVEAYAKHEDSLDILVNNAGAAWGAPYEEFPESGWDKVVDLNLKTPFFLTQALTPMLKKAATDHLSKVINIASIDGISINPQETYSYAASKAGLIQLTRRMALRLAQDRIVVSAIAPGAFASDMNKVARDHGDEVKERIPAGRIGVPEDMAGAAIYLASRAGDYVMGSTLVVDGGVTHAR from the coding sequence ATGGACACCACCCAACTCTTCTCGCTGAAGGGCCGCAGCGCCTTGATCACCGGCGGCTCGCGCGGCATCGGCCGCATGATCGCCGAGGGCTTCCTGGCGCAGGGCGCGCGCGTGTACATCTCGGCGCGCAAGGCCGCGGCCTGCGACCAGACCGCCAAGGAGCTTTCGGCCTTCGGCCACTGCGTGTCGCTGCCGGCGGACGTGTCCACGCTGGAAGGCGCGCAGGCGCTGGTCGAGGCCTACGCCAAACACGAAGACTCGCTCGACATCCTCGTCAACAACGCCGGTGCAGCCTGGGGCGCGCCGTACGAGGAGTTTCCGGAAAGCGGCTGGGACAAGGTGGTCGACCTGAACCTGAAGACGCCCTTCTTCCTGACCCAAGCGCTGACGCCGATGCTCAAGAAGGCCGCGACCGACCATCTGTCGAAGGTCATCAACATCGCGTCGATCGACGGCATCTCGATCAATCCGCAGGAAACGTACTCCTACGCGGCCAGCAAGGCCGGGTTGATCCAGCTCACGCGGCGCATGGCACTGCGGCTGGCGCAAGACCGCATCGTGGTCAGCGCGATCGCGCCCGGCGCGTTTGCGTCCGACATGAACAAGGTGGCGCGGGACCATGGGGACGAGGTCAAGGAACGCATTCCGGCCGGTCGCATCGGCGTGCCGGAAGACATGGCCGGCGCCGCCATCTACCTGGCGTCGCGGGCTGGCGACTACGTGATGGGCTCGACGCTGGTGGTCGACGGCGGCGTCACGCACGCCCGCTGA
- a CDS encoding M48 family metallopeptidase, whose product MQGLLQFTMDLFEGLGSEFAPPAPSPAAPRRAKKPKLVAPPAVPAAPPTLVEPYDKDAPPAIPLAETLTLANFAHPQATRQVVLGTARVAYEFKRGKRKTIGFLVGAEGLSVRAPRWVALRDVDAAIQEKADWILRKLTETQQRHARVEATRIEWKNGAQFPFMGEPVVIQLDPKHGFASVGGTLDAAEGDGPRTLRLAVAQNAEPSQIRDAAQAWLMRQARRLFIERLDHFAPRLGVSWQKLSLSNAATRWGSASADGSIRLNWRLIHFGLPVIDYVVAHELAHLRVMDHSHRFWETVESVVPDYDLLRQKLKDEAVPRWS is encoded by the coding sequence ATGCAGGGCCTGCTGCAGTTCACGATGGACCTGTTCGAGGGGCTGGGGAGCGAATTTGCACCGCCAGCACCTTCGCCAGCAGCGCCCCGGCGAGCGAAGAAGCCCAAGCTGGTTGCGCCGCCCGCTGTGCCGGCCGCGCCGCCAACGCTCGTGGAGCCGTACGACAAGGATGCACCGCCAGCGATCCCGCTGGCTGAGACCCTGACCCTCGCGAACTTCGCGCACCCTCAGGCCACACGCCAGGTGGTGCTGGGCACGGCGCGCGTGGCGTATGAATTCAAGCGCGGCAAGCGCAAGACCATCGGCTTCCTGGTGGGTGCCGAAGGCCTGTCGGTGCGCGCACCGCGCTGGGTGGCACTGCGCGATGTCGATGCCGCGATCCAGGAGAAGGCCGACTGGATCCTGCGCAAGCTCACCGAGACGCAGCAGCGTCATGCGCGTGTCGAGGCCACGCGCATCGAATGGAAGAACGGCGCACAGTTTCCCTTCATGGGCGAGCCGGTCGTGATCCAGCTCGACCCGAAGCACGGCTTTGCGAGCGTCGGCGGCACGCTCGATGCCGCCGAGGGCGACGGGCCGCGCACCTTGCGGCTGGCGGTGGCGCAGAACGCCGAGCCCTCGCAGATCCGCGATGCGGCGCAGGCCTGGCTCATGCGGCAGGCGCGGCGCCTGTTCATCGAACGGCTCGATCACTTCGCGCCCAGGCTCGGGGTGAGCTGGCAGAAGCTGTCGCTGTCGAATGCCGCAACGCGCTGGGGCAGCGCGAGCGCGGACGGCTCGATCCGCCTCAACTGGCGGTTGATTCATTTCGGGCTGCCGGTGATCGACTACGTGGTCGCGCACGAGCTGGCCCACCTGCGGGTGATGGACCACTCGCACCGTTTCTGGGAAACGGTCGAGAGCGTGGTGCCCGACTACGACCTGCTCAGGCAGAAGCTGAAGGACGAAGCCGTCCCTCGCTGGTCGTAG
- a CDS encoding leucine-rich repeat-containing protein kinase family protein, translating into MDNTLAQLRAGRLAGAKRIDLSCGLTEFPRELFDLSDSLETLNLSGNALSALPDDLGRLHRLRVLFCSDNRFTELPASIGQCRELGIVGFKANHIRSVPAEALPPSLRWLILTDNQIEELPDTLGQCTRMQKLMLAGNRLRTLPQSVAACRQLELLRISANRFEALPEWLLSLPRLSWLAAAGNPFDTQAEDAAITAQSVPHVDWRELTLGKKLGEGASGVIHQAALGASQQQVAVKLFKGAVTSDGWPHSEMAACIAAGLHPTLIAAQSRIDGHPDGTEGLVMALVAPSFITLAGPPSLASCTRDVYSDDARWSCDVALRIARDIASAMQHLHAQGLLHGDLYAHNILWNAQGGGRLGDFGAAWMTRSLDAAQALALQRLEMRAFGCLLEELLERCSNTPPQAATALKDRCMQPDVTARPSFAEALSVLQRELAQ; encoded by the coding sequence ATGGACAACACGCTGGCTCAGCTGCGCGCGGGCCGGCTGGCAGGCGCAAAACGAATCGATCTCTCGTGCGGACTCACCGAGTTTCCGCGCGAGCTTTTCGACCTTTCCGATTCACTCGAAACACTGAACCTCTCGGGCAATGCGCTGAGCGCGCTACCCGACGACCTGGGCCGGCTGCACAGGCTGCGCGTGCTGTTCTGCTCGGACAACCGCTTCACGGAACTGCCCGCGTCCATCGGCCAGTGCCGTGAACTCGGCATCGTCGGCTTCAAGGCCAACCACATCCGCAGCGTGCCGGCCGAAGCACTGCCGCCTTCGCTGCGCTGGCTGATCCTCACGGACAACCAGATCGAGGAACTGCCCGACACGCTGGGCCAGTGCACGCGCATGCAGAAGCTGATGCTGGCGGGCAATCGCCTGCGCACGCTGCCGCAATCGGTGGCGGCCTGTCGGCAGCTCGAACTGCTGCGCATTTCCGCCAATCGCTTCGAGGCGCTGCCCGAATGGCTGCTCTCGTTGCCGCGCCTGTCGTGGCTCGCCGCCGCAGGCAACCCTTTCGACACGCAGGCGGAAGACGCGGCAATCACCGCGCAATCGGTGCCGCACGTCGACTGGCGCGAGCTGACGCTCGGCAAGAAACTCGGCGAAGGCGCCTCGGGCGTGATCCATCAGGCGGCGCTGGGTGCATCGCAGCAACAGGTGGCGGTCAAGCTGTTCAAGGGCGCGGTCACCAGCGACGGCTGGCCGCACAGCGAAATGGCCGCCTGCATCGCGGCCGGCCTGCACCCCACCTTGATTGCCGCACAGAGCCGCATCGACGGCCATCCCGACGGCACCGAAGGCCTGGTGATGGCGCTGGTGGCCCCGTCGTTCATTACCCTCGCGGGGCCGCCGAGCCTGGCGTCGTGCACGCGCGATGTCTATTCGGACGATGCACGCTGGTCTTGCGACGTGGCCCTGCGCATCGCGCGCGACATCGCCTCGGCCATGCAGCACCTGCATGCGCAAGGCCTTCTGCACGGCGACCTGTACGCGCACAACATCCTGTGGAACGCGCAAGGCGGGGGGCGGCTCGGCGACTTCGGCGCGGCCTGGATGACCCGCTCGCTCGATGCGGCGCAGGCTCTGGCGTTGCAGCGCCTGGAGATGCGCGCCTTCGGCTGCCTGCTGGAAGAGCTGCTTGAACGCTGCAGCAATACGCCACCGCAAGCAGCAACGGCATTGAAAGACCGATGCATGCAACCCGACGTGACAGCGCGCCCCTCGTTTGCCGAAGCACTGTCGGTGCTGCAACGAGAACTCGCGCAATGA
- a CDS encoding pseudouridine synthase: MTSPRLPLPTREGVGPSCVGLSHGPWPTIAEFLIERFPAITREAWLERIAAGDVIDEHHVPVTAQRRYESPLRVYYYRTLDAEVPIPFEEQVLFQDDQLVVVDKPPFLPVTPTGKYLQQSLLVRLKRKLKIDDLVPLHRIDRSTSGLVLFSVRPETRGAYQAMFPERRIAKHYEAVVPWHEGVSSVPEVYRSRLVDDEHFMRVKEEAGEPNSETRIVVQEARDGHALLQLSPVTGRKHQLRVHCMALGMPIVNDPIYPTLLPENTDDFDKPLQLLAKSVAFLDPITGGLRNFMSPRSLSLAPR, from the coding sequence ATGACAAGCCCCCGGCTGCCGCTGCCCACGCGCGAAGGCGTCGGCCCGAGCTGCGTGGGGCTGTCGCACGGCCCCTGGCCCACCATCGCCGAATTCCTGATCGAGCGCTTTCCCGCCATCACGCGCGAGGCCTGGCTCGAGCGCATCGCGGCCGGCGACGTGATCGACGAGCACCACGTGCCCGTGACCGCGCAGCGCCGCTATGAATCGCCGCTGCGCGTTTATTACTACCGCACGCTCGATGCCGAGGTGCCCATCCCCTTCGAGGAACAGGTGCTGTTCCAGGACGACCAGCTCGTGGTCGTGGACAAGCCCCCCTTCCTGCCCGTCACGCCCACCGGCAAGTACCTGCAGCAAAGCCTGCTGGTGCGGCTCAAGCGCAAACTGAAGATCGACGACCTCGTGCCGCTGCACCGCATCGACCGCAGCACCTCGGGGCTGGTGCTGTTCTCGGTGCGCCCCGAAACGCGTGGTGCCTACCAGGCGATGTTTCCCGAACGCCGCATCGCCAAGCACTACGAGGCCGTGGTGCCGTGGCACGAGGGCGTGTCGTCGGTGCCCGAGGTCTACCGCAGCCGGCTGGTCGACGACGAGCACTTCATGCGCGTGAAGGAAGAAGCGGGCGAGCCCAACTCCGAGACCCGCATCGTGGTGCAAGAGGCGCGAGATGGCCATGCGCTGCTGCAGCTCTCGCCGGTCACCGGCCGCAAGCACCAGCTGCGCGTGCACTGCATGGCGCTGGGCATGCCGATCGTGAACGACCCGATCTATCCCACGCTGCTGCCCGAGAACACCGACGACTTCGACAAGCCCCTGCAGTTGCTGGCCAAGTCGGTGGCTTTTCTCGACCCCATCACCGGCGGCCTGCGCAATTTCATGAGCCCGCGCAGCCTGTCGCTGGCGCCAAGGTGA